In a single window of the Massilia oculi genome:
- a CDS encoding DUF885 domain-containing protein translates to MPSIRQRSLRATIAALFIPAMLAGASLPAVAAPAATQAAAVAPYKAFDAWSDKFAEDWVRLSPQLATSTQYFSGAEQARLDRELTPLTAAHRKKSVAMAREGLKRLDGFKSQPLNETQKISAAVMRWSLQNVIANEPFEDHSFVFSQFSGPQIGLVNFMTNTHPMRNAADVDSYLARLDQVGTRLDEALVRAKGAAAKQMIPPRFILERAQFQVDHFLKPAAAENVLVTTLAQRTAEIKDLSPEARTAAIARATGIVEQKIRPSYTRVQAFMAELHPKTGDVAGISRLPNGAAAYKRAIENFTSTQLTADEIHTIGLREVARIEAEMDKHLRSLGLAEGNIETRMKQLDARFQPKGEGDPRPAIIASYNEMVRDAERRSASLFNLKPRAPVDVRRVPPLTEPSAAAHYTLPAPDGSRPGIFWVPLRGPTFDMIRMRSLAYHEAVPGHHFQLAIQQEMSDLPKFRSQRIFSGGSAHSEGWALYTERLAVEQGWYKDDVPGLLGALGSELFRARRLVVDTGLHTKGWTRQQAIDYGIGAQETERYVVWPGQANAYMIGMLRILELREKAQKELGDKYSLPAFHDLVLGAGSVPLDVLGELVDNWIAQQKKS, encoded by the coding sequence ATGCCATCGATCCGCCAGCGCAGCCTGCGCGCCACCATCGCCGCCCTGTTCATCCCCGCCATGCTCGCCGGCGCGTCGCTGCCAGCCGTCGCCGCACCGGCCGCCACCCAGGCCGCCGCCGTCGCCCCCTATAAAGCCTTCGACGCGTGGAGCGACAAGTTTGCCGAGGACTGGGTGCGCCTGAGCCCGCAGCTGGCGACCTCGACCCAGTACTTCAGCGGCGCCGAGCAGGCCAGGCTGGACCGCGAACTGACTCCGCTGACCGCTGCGCACCGCAAGAAGTCGGTCGCCATGGCGCGCGAAGGGCTCAAGCGCCTCGACGGCTTCAAGTCGCAGCCGCTGAACGAGACCCAGAAGATCTCGGCGGCGGTAATGCGCTGGTCGCTGCAGAACGTGATCGCCAACGAGCCGTTCGAAGACCATTCCTTCGTGTTCTCGCAGTTCAGCGGTCCGCAGATCGGACTGGTCAACTTCATGACCAACACCCACCCGATGCGCAATGCCGCCGACGTCGACAGCTACCTGGCCCGTCTGGACCAGGTCGGCACCCGTCTGGACGAGGCGCTGGTGCGCGCCAAGGGGGCGGCTGCCAAGCAGATGATCCCGCCGCGCTTCATCCTCGAGCGCGCCCAGTTCCAGGTCGATCACTTCCTCAAGCCTGCCGCCGCCGAGAACGTGCTGGTGACCACGCTGGCCCAGCGCACCGCCGAGATCAAGGACCTGTCGCCGGAGGCGCGTACGGCCGCCATCGCGCGCGCGACCGGCATCGTCGAACAGAAGATCCGTCCTTCCTACACCCGCGTGCAGGCCTTCATGGCCGAGCTCCATCCGAAGACCGGCGACGTGGCCGGCATCTCGCGCCTGCCGAACGGCGCCGCCGCCTACAAGCGCGCGATCGAGAACTTCACCAGCACCCAGCTGACCGCCGACGAAATCCATACCATCGGCCTGCGCGAAGTGGCGCGCATCGAGGCCGAGATGGACAAGCATCTGCGCTCGCTGGGCCTGGCCGAAGGGAATATCGAGACGCGCATGAAGCAGCTCGACGCGCGCTTCCAGCCGAAGGGCGAGGGCGATCCGCGCCCGGCCATCATCGCCAGCTACAACGAGATGGTGCGCGACGCCGAGCGCAGGAGCGCTTCGCTGTTCAACCTCAAGCCGCGCGCGCCGGTCGACGTGCGCCGCGTGCCGCCGCTGACCGAGCCGTCGGCCGCCGCCCACTACACCCTGCCGGCGCCGGACGGCAGCCGTCCGGGCATCTTCTGGGTGCCGCTGCGCGGCCCGACCTTCGACATGATCCGCATGCGCAGCCTGGCCTACCATGAAGCCGTGCCGGGCCACCACTTCCAGCTCGCCATCCAGCAGGAGATGAGCGACCTGCCGAAGTTCCGCAGCCAGCGCATCTTCAGCGGCGGCAGCGCGCACTCCGAAGGATGGGCGCTGTACACCGAGCGCCTGGCGGTGGAGCAGGGTTGGTATAAGGACGACGTCCCGGGCCTCCTGGGCGCCCTGGGTTCGGAACTGTTCCGCGCCCGCCGTCTGGTGGTCGACACCGGCCTGCACACCAAGGGCTGGACCCGCCAGCAGGCGATCGACTACGGCATCGGCGCGCAGGAAACCGAGCGCTACGTCGTGTGGCCGGGCCAGGCCAACGCCTACATGATCGGCATGCTGCGCATCCTGGAATTGCGCGAGAAAGCACAGAAGGAACTGGGCGACAAATACTCGCTGCCGGCCTTCCATGACCTGGTGCTGGGCGCCGGCTCGGTGCCGCTCGACGTGCTGGGCGAGCTGGTCGATAACTGGATCGCGCAGCAAAAGAAGAGCTGA
- a CDS encoding catecholate siderophore receptor Fiu: MKAIKSRKHPITRSQLAGTALAAALLPLGAHAADDATAAATATAAPATIAPQSTVEVVGAYENPFRAENASSPKYTERLVDTAQTIQVIKKELFEQQGALTLTEALRNTPGVGAFFLGENGNTNTGDAIFMRGFDTSSSIYVDGVRDIGSISRDVFNLEQIDVLKGPAGTDNGRSAPTGSVNLVTKKANMTDLVTAAVTGGSGDQKRITADVNKVLDEQRGIAVRLNVLAQDSGSAARDVVENKRWAVAPSIGFGLNGPTRVHLDYLHVDQNNIPDGGVFVIGLPGYTSPDRTRPWVADAPKVDPKNFYGSVDDYDDVKADMATVRIEHDFSPTMKLQNTSRYGKTSQDYLLTAFLTSAANLATPVQGDPGTWTLARSIRTGKDQENKILTNVTTLTSQFNTGAVSHTLVTGLEITSERQTTWGLTGLGTLPAANIYHPDPNQAPTTPVNVRRTGAYNEGEVDTQSVYVFDTVKVGERWIFNGGVRLDHFRGDYSVVALTNNVLTPTRFKVGENLVNGKLSALYKPTANSSVYAMVASSKQPPGGSFTVSGNANSAQNPIYDPQKTVTTEVGGKLDLLKSKLSLSAALFRTDVENEVEQDPADLQYYQTGEKRVQGVELGATGELAPHWLLSAGYLYMDTSVERGRNVTAAGENSLTYTPKQSFTAWTSYDLPWGLRIGGGARFSDKLARGTDGAIGTPAYTESYWVFDAMVGYKVSKNVDLRLNVYNIGDEKYVSAINKSGYRYTPGTPRSASLTANVRF, encoded by the coding sequence ATGAAAGCAATAAAAAGCCGCAAGCACCCCATCACCCGCAGCCAGCTCGCGGGCACCGCCCTGGCCGCGGCCCTGCTGCCGCTTGGTGCGCACGCAGCCGACGATGCCACCGCTGCCGCCACCGCCACCGCAGCGCCGGCCACCATCGCCCCGCAATCGACCGTCGAAGTCGTCGGCGCCTACGAGAATCCGTTCCGCGCCGAGAACGCCTCGTCGCCCAAGTACACCGAGCGCCTGGTCGACACCGCCCAGACGATCCAGGTGATCAAGAAGGAGCTGTTCGAGCAGCAGGGCGCGCTGACCCTGACCGAGGCGCTGCGCAACACCCCCGGCGTCGGCGCCTTCTTCCTGGGCGAGAACGGCAACACGAATACCGGCGACGCGATCTTCATGCGCGGCTTCGACACCTCCAGCAGCATCTACGTCGACGGCGTGCGCGACATCGGCTCGATCTCGCGCGACGTGTTCAACCTGGAGCAGATCGACGTGCTGAAAGGCCCGGCCGGCACCGACAACGGCCGTAGCGCCCCGACCGGTTCGGTCAACCTGGTGACCAAGAAGGCGAACATGACCGACCTGGTGACCGCCGCGGTTACCGGCGGCAGCGGCGACCAGAAGCGCATTACGGCCGACGTCAACAAGGTGCTGGATGAACAGCGCGGCATCGCCGTGCGCCTGAACGTGCTGGCCCAGGATTCTGGCAGCGCGGCGCGCGACGTCGTCGAGAACAAGCGCTGGGCGGTGGCGCCGAGCATCGGCTTCGGCCTGAACGGCCCGACCCGCGTGCACCTGGACTACCTGCACGTCGACCAGAACAACATCCCGGATGGCGGCGTATTCGTGATCGGCCTGCCCGGCTACACCAGCCCGGACCGTACCCGGCCCTGGGTCGCCGATGCTCCCAAGGTCGACCCGAAGAATTTCTATGGCTCGGTCGACGACTACGACGACGTCAAGGCCGACATGGCCACCGTGCGGATCGAGCACGACTTCTCGCCGACCATGAAGCTGCAGAACACGAGCCGCTACGGCAAGACCAGCCAGGACTACCTGCTGACCGCCTTCCTCACCAGCGCCGCCAACCTGGCGACGCCGGTGCAGGGCGATCCGGGCACCTGGACCCTGGCGCGCAGCATCCGTACCGGCAAGGACCAGGAAAACAAGATCCTCACCAACGTCACGACCCTGACCAGCCAGTTCAACACCGGCGCCGTGTCGCACACCCTGGTGACGGGCCTGGAGATCACCAGCGAACGCCAGACCACCTGGGGCCTGACCGGCCTGGGCACGCTGCCCGCCGCGAACATCTACCACCCCGATCCGAACCAGGCGCCGACCACGCCGGTCAACGTGCGCCGCACCGGCGCCTACAACGAGGGCGAGGTCGACACCCAGAGCGTCTACGTGTTCGACACCGTCAAGGTCGGCGAGCGCTGGATCTTCAATGGCGGCGTGCGCCTCGACCACTTCCGCGGCGATTATTCGGTGGTGGCATTGACCAATAACGTGCTGACCCCGACCCGCTTCAAGGTTGGTGAAAACCTCGTCAACGGCAAGCTGTCGGCGCTGTACAAGCCGACCGCCAACAGCAGCGTGTATGCGATGGTCGCCAGCTCCAAGCAGCCGCCGGGCGGCAGCTTCACCGTATCGGGCAACGCCAACAGCGCCCAGAACCCGATCTACGATCCGCAGAAGACGGTCACCACCGAGGTCGGCGGCAAGCTCGACCTGCTGAAATCGAAGCTGTCGCTGTCGGCCGCGCTGTTCCGCACCGACGTCGAGAACGAGGTCGAGCAGGATCCGGCCGACCTGCAGTACTACCAGACCGGCGAGAAGCGGGTGCAGGGCGTGGAACTGGGCGCCACCGGCGAACTGGCGCCGCACTGGCTGCTCAGCGCCGGCTACCTGTACATGGACACCAGCGTCGAGCGTGGCCGCAACGTCACCGCCGCCGGCGAGAACAGCCTGACCTACACGCCGAAGCAGTCGTTCACCGCCTGGACCTCGTACGACCTGCCATGGGGCCTGCGCATCGGCGGCGGCGCGCGCTTTTCCGACAAGCTGGCGCGCGGCACCGACGGCGCGATCGGCACCCCGGCCTACACCGAGTCGTACTGGGTGTTCGACGCCATGGTCGGCTACAAGGTCAGCAAGAACGTCGACCTGCGGCTGAACGTGTACAACATCGGCGACGAGAAGTACGTCTCGGCCATCAACAAGAGCGGCTACCGGTATACGCCGGGCACGCCGCGCTCGGCCAGCCTGACGGCGAACGTGCGCTTCTGA
- a CDS encoding metallophosphoesterase encodes MRIQLFSDLHLERYPGFQPHILPDTDVVVLAGDIGSYQPGSRLETQDFGLERFSPALPALAGKRMLFIPGNHEFDSLDHDATHARLRAICERLGIVWLDREIVVIDHVRFIGTTLWSDFDALALRDTDLTKQMQQRSKAFRAANYYLSKNTTLKDGEQVLAEGIRAMSLDCQVWLRAALATPFDGKTAVVTHFAPSLMSADPRYGLTPGTAGFCNALDGLFKHAQLWMHGHLHCLNDYVVEGRDGPHSWSCRVVANPLGYLSKGEQEAFRPELVIEL; translated from the coding sequence ATGCGCATACAGCTTTTCTCCGACCTGCACCTCGAACGCTATCCCGGCTTCCAGCCGCACATCCTGCCGGACACCGACGTCGTGGTGCTGGCCGGCGACATCGGCTCCTACCAGCCCGGCTCGCGCCTGGAAACCCAGGATTTCGGACTCGAGCGCTTCTCTCCCGCGTTGCCGGCGCTGGCCGGCAAGCGGATGCTGTTCATTCCCGGTAACCACGAATTCGATTCGCTCGACCACGACGCCACCCATGCGCGGCTGCGCGCCATCTGCGAACGGCTCGGCATCGTCTGGCTTGACCGTGAGATCGTCGTCATCGATCACGTGCGCTTCATCGGCACCACCTTGTGGAGCGACTTCGATGCCCTGGCGCTGCGCGACACCGACCTCACCAAACAGATGCAGCAGCGTAGCAAGGCATTCCGCGCGGCGAATTACTACCTGAGCAAGAACACGACGCTGAAGGATGGCGAGCAGGTGCTGGCCGAGGGCATCCGCGCCATGTCGCTCGATTGCCAGGTCTGGTTGCGCGCGGCGCTGGCCACGCCCTTCGACGGCAAGACGGCGGTGGTCACCCATTTCGCGCCGAGCCTGATGAGCGCCGATCCGCGCTACGGCCTCACGCCCGGCACGGCGGGCTTCTGCAATGCGCTCGACGGCCTGTTCAAGCACGCGCAGCTGTGGATGCACGGCCACCTGCACTGCCTGAACGATTACGTGGTCGAGGGCCGCGACGGCCCCCACTCCTGGTCGTGCCGCGTGGTGGCCAACCCGCTGGGCTACCTGAGCAAGGGCGAGCAGGAGGCCTTTCGTCCCGAGCTCGTGATCGAGCTGTAA
- a CDS encoding penicillin-binding protein 1A → MKPRRSLVILFSTLLLATTPHVAGASILPDVPDIKAVTDYRPKIPLRVYTADKVLIGEFGAERREFVAIAKVPALLKSAVLAIEDTRFYEHGGVDWIRALGAAKANIGDFGSQGASTITMQVARNFFLSRDKTMPRKLLEVALAWKIEKALSKDQILEVYLNQIYLGQRAYGFASAARTYFGKPLPELSLAEIAMLAGLPQNPSSSNPVSNPQAARKRQQVVLRRMRELAMITEAQYRRAVAERLQVRSYGATLNPRAAWVAEIARQAVHARYGQAAYERGITVTTTIVAAEQDAAYESVRRNVLAYDRRHGYRGPEARIALPADTAEREDAIAVALQKRPAVDGLVPAVIVAASPKRVRAQLANGDAVEITGPGLGFAAGALSSKARSATKLAPGAVIRLARAADGAPSIAQLPEVAAAFVALDTGTGAYRALVGGFDYSVHKFNHVTQAWRQPGSSIKPFVYSAGLERGFFPGTQILDEPLDFSAEKAYANWSPRNDDNVFEGPVTVRHALSRSRNVPTVRMLRALDVDYAREHLARFGFDAARQPRNLTLGLGTGAVTPLQMAGAYAVLANGGYRVEPWLIARIQDGDGTVLLEQAAPAPRQASARVLDERNAFIVDSMLRDVTRVGTAAAASRQLQRVDLAGKTGTTSNAVDGWFAGYGGQVAAVAWMGYDEPRSLGGREFGSTLALPMWVDFMRVALAKTPQHEPLPPDGVARAGGDWVYAEYAEQEHPPEAADGIEALMGTFSSADEATQ, encoded by the coding sequence ATGAAACCACGTCGCTCCCTCGTCATCCTCTTCTCCACCCTGCTGCTCGCGACCACCCCGCACGTGGCCGGCGCCTCCATCCTGCCGGACGTCCCCGACATCAAGGCCGTCACCGACTATCGCCCGAAGATCCCGCTGCGTGTGTACACCGCCGACAAGGTCCTGATCGGCGAATTCGGCGCCGAGCGGCGCGAGTTCGTCGCGATCGCCAAGGTGCCGGCGCTGCTCAAGTCGGCCGTGCTGGCGATCGAGGACACCCGCTTCTACGAGCACGGCGGGGTCGACTGGATCCGCGCGCTTGGTGCGGCCAAGGCCAATATCGGCGACTTCGGCAGCCAGGGCGCGTCCACCATCACGATGCAGGTCGCGCGCAACTTCTTTCTGTCGCGCGACAAGACAATGCCGCGCAAGCTGCTTGAAGTCGCCCTCGCCTGGAAGATCGAAAAGGCGCTCTCCAAGGACCAGATCCTCGAGGTCTACCTGAACCAGATCTATCTCGGCCAGCGCGCCTACGGCTTCGCCAGCGCGGCGCGCACCTACTTCGGCAAGCCGCTGCCGGAACTCTCCCTGGCCGAGATCGCGATGCTGGCCGGCCTGCCGCAGAACCCCTCCAGCAGCAACCCGGTGTCCAATCCCCAGGCGGCCAGGAAGCGCCAGCAGGTGGTGCTCAGGCGCATGCGCGAACTGGCGATGATCACCGAAGCCCAGTACCGCCGCGCCGTGGCCGAACGCCTGCAGGTGCGCAGCTATGGCGCCACGCTGAATCCGCGCGCGGCCTGGGTCGCCGAGATCGCGCGCCAGGCCGTGCACGCCCGCTACGGCCAGGCGGCCTACGAACGCGGCATCACGGTCACCACCACCATCGTGGCCGCCGAGCAGGATGCGGCCTATGAATCGGTGCGCCGCAACGTGCTCGCCTACGACCGCCGCCACGGCTACCGCGGCCCGGAAGCGCGCATCGCGCTGCCGGCCGACACCGCAGAACGAGAGGACGCCATCGCGGTGGCCCTGCAGAAACGCCCTGCGGTTGACGGTCTGGTGCCCGCGGTGATCGTCGCCGCATCGCCCAAACGGGTGCGCGCCCAGCTCGCCAACGGCGACGCGGTCGAGATCACCGGCCCGGGGCTCGGCTTTGCCGCCGGCGCCCTCTCAAGCAAGGCCAGGTCCGCGACGAAGCTGGCGCCCGGCGCCGTCATCCGGCTTGCCAGGGCCGCCGACGGCGCCCCGTCGATCGCCCAGCTGCCCGAGGTGGCCGCCGCCTTCGTGGCGCTCGACACGGGGACCGGCGCCTACCGCGCGCTGGTCGGCGGCTTCGATTATTCGGTCCACAAGTTCAACCACGTGACGCAGGCCTGGCGCCAGCCGGGATCGAGCATCAAGCCCTTCGTCTATTCCGCCGGCCTGGAGCGCGGTTTCTTTCCCGGTACGCAAATCCTCGACGAGCCGCTCGACTTCAGCGCCGAGAAGGCGTATGCCAACTGGTCGCCGCGCAACGACGACAATGTGTTCGAGGGCCCCGTCACGGTGCGCCACGCGCTGTCGCGCTCACGCAATGTGCCGACCGTTCGCATGCTGCGCGCGCTGGACGTCGACTACGCCCGCGAGCATCTGGCGCGCTTCGGCTTCGACGCCGCCCGCCAGCCGCGCAACCTGACGCTCGGCCTGGGCACGGGCGCCGTCACGCCGCTGCAGATGGCCGGCGCCTACGCGGTGCTGGCCAACGGCGGCTACCGGGTGGAACCGTGGCTGATCGCGCGCATCCAGGATGGCGACGGCACGGTGCTGCTCGAGCAGGCGGCGCCGGCGCCACGCCAGGCAAGCGCGCGGGTGCTCGACGAGCGCAACGCCTTCATCGTCGACAGCATGCTGCGCGACGTCACCCGTGTCGGCACCGCGGCGGCGGCCTCGCGCCAGTTGCAACGAGTCGACCTGGCCGGCAAGACCGGCACCACCAGCAATGCGGTCGACGGCTGGTTCGCCGGCTATGGCGGGCAGGTGGCGGCGGTGGCCTGGATGGGTTATGACGAGCCGCGCTCGCTTGGCGGCCGCGAATTCGGCTCGACCCTGGCGCTGCCGATGTGGGTCGATTTCATGCGCGTCGCGCTGGCGAAGACGCCGCAGCATGAGCCGCTGCCGCCGGACGGCGTGGCGCGCGCCGGCGGCGACTGGGTGTATGCGGAGTATGCGGAACAGGAACATCCGCCCGAGGCGGCGGATGGAATCGAGGCCTTGATGGGCACCTTCTCGTCAGCCGACGAGGCGACGCAGTAG
- a CDS encoding transporter, whose amino-acid sequence MLACGAQFAHADDGDAINPDRPNVANSSQVVGDGRLQLEIGVNWDRQRNDDLHVRSLSTPALLRIGVGDTTELRVETEGRSIEHERDPATRAHTTTAGWNAASVGFKRRFADGEGVHPALGLIGTVALPSGSSALRVKGVLPQLVLAAEWELPKGWSLAVTPGVGADVDDEGARYRYGILAASLGKKFTERLQGFLEVAAPQIASASHGGDRVQADAGVSWRLNRNCQVDAMVVRGLNGHTPDLGLAFGLSVRR is encoded by the coding sequence ATGCTGGCTTGCGGCGCCCAGTTCGCCCACGCCGATGACGGCGACGCCATCAATCCCGATCGCCCCAACGTCGCCAACTCCAGCCAGGTGGTCGGGGACGGCCGCCTGCAGCTCGAGATTGGCGTCAACTGGGATCGCCAGCGCAACGACGACCTGCACGTGCGCAGCTTGAGCACGCCGGCGCTGCTGCGTATCGGCGTGGGCGACACGACCGAACTGCGCGTCGAGACCGAGGGCCGCAGCATCGAGCACGAGCGCGATCCGGCTACCCGTGCGCACACCACGACTGCGGGCTGGAATGCCGCGTCGGTCGGGTTCAAGCGGCGCTTTGCCGACGGGGAGGGAGTGCATCCGGCCCTGGGGCTGATCGGCACAGTGGCGCTGCCAAGCGGTAGTTCGGCGCTGCGGGTCAAGGGCGTCCTGCCCCAACTGGTGCTGGCGGCCGAGTGGGAGCTGCCGAAAGGCTGGTCGTTGGCCGTGACGCCGGGCGTCGGAGCCGACGTGGACGATGAAGGCGCGCGCTACCGCTACGGCATCCTGGCGGCGTCGCTGGGCAAGAAATTCACCGAACGCCTCCAGGGATTCCTCGAAGTGGCGGCGCCGCAGATCGCTTCCGCATCGCATGGCGGCGATCGGGTGCAGGCAGACGCCGGCGTGAGCTGGCGACTGAACAGGAACTGCCAGGTCGATGCGATGGTGGTGCGTGGGCTGAATGGACATACGCCCGATCTGGGCCTGGCGTTCGGGCTGTCGGTGCGGCGCTGA
- a CDS encoding DMT family transporter: MYTATGAGGLSRSTLPGIGAGIAAGALWGLVFLAPELAPKFPPIQLSAGRYLAYGLVAAILIAPSLGRLRRHLGWPAWRTLIWLSLTGNIVYYLFLANAVQLGGVAMASIVIGLLPIAVTLVGSRDRHAVPLRRLLPSLLLSGAGLACIGWESLSASGPGSLAGLACAFGALVSWTIFAVHNSRWLARIEGISSHEWNLLVGVVTGLMALALAVPAFVLAPGQHTLPAWLEFGALVSAVAILCSVVGNALWNHASRALPLSLMGQMIVFETIFAALYGFLWEARWPTGFETAALALLMAGVISCASAHRDTH, from the coding sequence ATGTACACCGCTACTGGCGCGGGCGGCCTGTCCCGCTCCACCCTGCCCGGCATCGGCGCCGGGATCGCCGCCGGCGCGCTCTGGGGCCTGGTCTTCCTGGCCCCGGAACTGGCGCCCAAATTCCCGCCGATCCAGCTCTCGGCCGGACGCTACCTGGCCTATGGCCTGGTCGCCGCCATCCTGATCGCCCCGAGCCTGGGACGGCTGCGCCGCCACCTCGGCTGGCCGGCCTGGCGCACCCTGATCTGGCTCAGCCTCACCGGCAACATCGTCTATTACCTGTTCCTCGCCAATGCGGTGCAGCTGGGCGGCGTCGCCATGGCCTCGATCGTGATCGGCCTGCTGCCGATCGCGGTCACCCTGGTGGGATCGCGCGACCGTCATGCCGTGCCGCTGCGCCGTCTGTTGCCGTCACTCCTGCTGAGCGGCGCGGGTCTCGCCTGCATCGGCTGGGAGTCGCTGTCGGCGTCCGGGCCCGGCTCGCTGGCCGGCCTGGCCTGCGCCTTCGGCGCGCTGGTGTCGTGGACCATCTTCGCGGTGCACAACAGCCGCTGGCTGGCGCGCATCGAGGGGATTTCGTCGCATGAGTGGAATCTGCTGGTGGGCGTGGTGACCGGGCTGATGGCGCTGGCGCTGGCGGTGCCGGCCTTCGTGCTGGCGCCGGGCCAGCATACCCTGCCGGCCTGGCTGGAGTTCGGCGCGCTGGTCAGCGCGGTCGCCATCCTGTGCTCGGTGGTCGGCAACGCCCTGTGGAACCACGCCAGCCGCGCGCTGCCCCTGAGCCTGATGGGCCAGATGATCGTGTTCGAGACGATCTTCGCGGCCCTGTATGGCTTTTTGTGGGAAGCGCGCTGGCCGACCGGGTTCGAGACGGCTGCGCTGGCCTTGCTGATGGCGGGCGTCATCTCATGCGCCTCCGCGCACCGGGACACGCATTAA
- a CDS encoding AraC family transcriptional regulator has translation MTPDLHLRSYDRVHWGDRHDFAQLVLPVHGEVMLDIEERRGRLDPLHGALVAPGAWHAQSSPGANGSLIVDLDGAAFDNGPWQRLLEQPFVTLGPAPRKLVEFMGLMARESAPPHSLVRGWVPLLLDTLSLDAPRATSRLAALLARIEAAPGLAWSTESMARAANLSVSRLHALFREELDSTPHAWLLNCRLDRARGLLTHSARSVADIALACGFSDQASLTRAMRRVLDTTPAACRRAARENPPKPQ, from the coding sequence ATGACGCCCGACCTGCACCTGCGCAGCTACGACCGCGTGCACTGGGGCGACCGCCATGACTTCGCCCAGCTGGTGCTGCCGGTGCACGGCGAAGTCATGCTCGACATCGAGGAGCGGCGCGGCCGGCTCGATCCCCTGCATGGCGCGCTGGTCGCGCCTGGCGCCTGGCATGCGCAATCGAGCCCGGGCGCGAACGGCTCCCTGATCGTCGACCTCGACGGCGCCGCCTTCGACAACGGCCCCTGGCAGCGCCTGCTGGAACAGCCCTTCGTCACCCTCGGCCCCGCCCCGCGCAAGCTGGTCGAGTTCATGGGACTGATGGCCCGGGAGTCCGCCCCGCCCCATTCGCTGGTGCGGGGCTGGGTGCCGCTGCTGCTCGACACCCTGAGCCTGGACGCGCCGCGCGCCACCTCGCGCCTGGCCGCTCTGCTGGCGCGCATCGAGGCCGCGCCCGGACTGGCCTGGAGCACCGAATCGATGGCGCGCGCCGCCAACCTGAGCGTCAGCCGCCTGCACGCGCTGTTTCGCGAAGAACTGGACAGCACACCGCATGCCTGGTTGCTGAACTGCCGCCTCGACCGTGCACGCGGCCTGCTGACCCACAGCGCGCGCAGCGTGGCCGACATCGCCCTCGCCTGCGGCTTCTCGGACCAGGCCAGCCTGACGCGGGCGATGCGCCGGGTGCTCGATACCACGCCCGCCGCGTGTCGGCGCGCAGCTCGGGAGAATCCGCCAAAACCGCAGTAG
- the fnr gene encoding fumarate/nitrate reduction transcriptional regulator Fnr, whose translation MSHSLSRQSGPPLNIHALKSCGQCSMHQLCLPMGLEDAEIDRLDKIIGRRRRMERDERLYGVGEPFRNLYAVRFGHFKTYQVNAAGEAQITGFQMAGELLGMDAISGTHHCDAVALEDSEVCEIPFARLEDLFGEVPTLLRHFHRIMSQEITREQNVMLLLGNMRAEQRFAVFLVNLSARYATRGYSANRFQLRMSREDIGNYLGLTIESISRLLSRFKKQGWLEVDKREVTLLDPVKLKALAAGTDACSPMA comes from the coding sequence ATGAGCCACTCCCTGTCCCGGCAATCCGGGCCGCCTCTCAATATCCACGCGCTCAAGTCCTGCGGCCAGTGCAGCATGCACCAGCTGTGCCTGCCGATGGGACTGGAAGACGCCGAGATCGACCGCCTGGACAAGATCATCGGCCGTCGCCGCCGCATGGAGCGCGACGAGCGCCTGTACGGCGTGGGCGAGCCGTTCCGCAACCTGTATGCGGTGCGCTTCGGGCACTTCAAGACCTACCAGGTGAACGCCGCCGGTGAAGCGCAGATCACCGGCTTCCAGATGGCCGGCGAGCTGCTGGGCATGGACGCGATCAGCGGCACCCACCATTGCGACGCGGTGGCGCTGGAAGATTCCGAGGTGTGCGAGATCCCGTTCGCGCGCCTGGAAGACCTGTTCGGCGAAGTGCCGACCCTGCTGCGCCACTTCCACCGCATCATGAGCCAGGAAATCACGCGCGAGCAGAACGTCATGCTCCTGCTCGGCAATATGCGCGCCGAGCAGCGCTTCGCCGTGTTCCTGGTCAATCTGTCGGCGCGCTATGCCACCCGTGGCTATTCCGCCAACCGCTTCCAGCTGCGCATGTCGCGCGAAGACATCGGCAACTACCTGGGCCTGACCATCGAGAGCATCAGCCGCCTGCTGTCGCGTTTCAAAAAGCAGGGCTGGCTCGAGGTCGACAAGCGCGAAGTGACCCTGCTCGATCCGGTCAAGCTGAAGGCGCTGGCGGCCGGCACCGATGCGTGCAGCCCGATGGCCTGA